The Prunus persica cultivar Lovell chromosome G8, Prunus_persica_NCBIv2, whole genome shotgun sequence genome includes a region encoding these proteins:
- the LOC109950809 gene encoding uncharacterized protein LOC109950809, with protein sequence MKNKPWIKKPPPLKGDPDKRDTRKYCAFHATHGHNTNNCFAWKAHLEELVREGHCTEKQAIQQIEDRDTAKEPPQKVIRINTILADSEESGLTNKEKKRKIKQATMISQVSTSFSLAEDDPVIGFQKKDLIGLDLPHNDALVISIQITQAMVDRVHADEGSAANILQLAVVQQMGLEAKINKSAKSLTGFNGATTVTVGTIDLDVYSPPVISLQTFMVIDEVSPYNGILGRPWIGQINAITSATHQKIRYPIPRGGISQINSDQAMARKCSAHGLKKGKQTQFLPVNQANLKGVEQAEKKADPIPDGRADQKGKGIATPQ encoded by the coding sequence ATGAAGAACAAACCTTGGATAAAAAAACCGCCACCCTTGAAAGGAGATCCAGACAAGAGggataccagaaaatattgtGCCTTCCATGCGACACATGGGCACAATACGAATAATTGCTTTGCTTGGAAAGCGCATCTCGAAGAACTCGTGAGAGAAGGTCATTGCACGGAGAAGCAGGCCATCCAGCAGATAGAAGACCGCGATACCGCCAAGGAGCCACCccagaaggtcataaggattaacacaatcctagccgaCTCCGAGGAGTCCGGActgaccaacaaagaaaagaaaaggaagatcaaacaggcTACAATGATCTCCCAAGTCTCAACTAGCTTCTCACTGGCAGAAGACGATCCCGTGATCggctttcaaaagaaagacttAATCGGCCTTGATCTACCACACAACGACGCCCttgtcatcagcattcaaatcACTCAAGCCATGGTCGACCGAGTCCATGCAGATGAGGGCAGTGCAGCCAACATCCTACAATTGGCAGTTGTCCAACAGATGGGCTTAGAGGCAAAGATCAATAAATCAGCCAAGTCGTTGACTGGTTTTAATGGCGCAACGACGGTTACCGTGGGCACGATAGATCTCGACGTCTACTCTCCACCTGTAATCAGCTTGCAAACGTTCATGGTCATTGATGAAGTCTCACCCTACAATGGCATTCTAGGCAGACCATGGATCGGCCAGATCAACGCCATCACCTCTGCCACACATCAGAAGATTCGCTACCCAATCCCTCGGGGCGGTATCAGCCAAATCAACAGCGATCAGGCAATGGCAAGAAAATGCTCAGCTCATGGGCTGAAGAAAGGCAAGCAAACACAGTTCCTCCCTGTGAATCAGGCAAATCTAAAGGGAGTAGAACAAGCAGAGAAGAAAGCAGATCCCATTCCTGACGGCCGAGCAGACcagaaaggaaagggaatAGCTACTCCCCAATAG
- the LOC109950810 gene encoding uncharacterized protein LOC109950810 has translation MEKLIFSLVVSARKLRPYYQAHRIIVRTEFPLRLILHSPDASQRLMKWAIELSQYELLYRPKTAIKAQALADFVVEFTPTAEEEKMVTKSKEKADDTSPTDSNLPNDMWQLHVDVASNHKGAGAGVVIITPDGTLLEQAITLGFSASNNEAEYEALLAGLRLAKELTIKRLAIYSDSQLITNQASGEYMEKHPRMIQYLEKVQGLLKEFPTFTIQQVPRAENTHADALASLGSALDSQFRRSIPVEHLDRPSIEEIEPINSMQIDEDPSWQDPIIDYLVNGNLPTDKSEARKVQQKAARYYMQGDKLIRISYSGPHLTCIKYPQTLEVLCKIHDGECGNYSGGRSLAQKALNVGYFWPTMRHDSTEYVKRCDRCQRYPQGNGQAEASNKIILDCLKKRLEGAKGKWVDELPGVLWAYCTTKRRSTGETPFSLAYGTEAIIPPHIIVPSIGIEVGSIEQNSEQMRLNLDLLEGERENAIVRVASYQQRLKSYYDKRAKIRQFQPSDLVLRKAFITTQRQGSKKMKPNWESPYIISRSGGR, from the exons atggagaagctcattttttCGCTTGTAGTCTCCGCGAGAAAACTAAGGCCCTACTACCAAGCACACCGGATAATTGTCAGAACAGAATTTCCTTTAAGATTGATCCTTCACAGCCCCGACgcttctcagcgactcatgaaATGGGCTATTGAACTCAGTCAATACGAGCTCCTCTACCGGCCGAAGACTGCTATAAAAGCCCAAGCtttagcagattttgttgtagAATTTACTCCGAcagccgaagaagagaagatggtcacgaaaagcaaggaaaaagcaGACGACACCTCCCCTACCGATTCAAACCTACCTAACGACATGTGGCAATTGCATGTAGACGTAGCATCAAATCACAAAGGAGCAGGGGCAGGCGTCGTCATAATCACCCCAGACGGAACCTTGTTGGAACAAGCCATCACACTAGGCTTTTCTGCTTCAAACAACGAGGCAGAATATGAGGCATTGCTCGCAGGACTGCGCCTAGCAAAAGAACTGACGATCAAGAGATtagccatctactcagactcCCAGCTGATCACGAATCAAGCCTCAGGCGAGTACATGGAAAAGCATCCAAGAATGATCCAGTACCTCGAAAAAGTCCAAGGACTTTTGAAAGAATTTCCTActttcaccatccaacaagttccACGGGCAGAGAACACTCATGCAGATGCGTTGGCAAGCCTAGGATCAGCGCTAGACAGCCAGTTCAGACGCTCCATCCCAGTCGAACACCTTGACCGACCAAGCATAGAAGAAATAGAGCCAATCAACTCAATGCAGATCGATGAAGACCCCAGCtggcaagaccccatcatTGACTACTTGGTCAATGGAAATTTGCCAACGGATAAGTCCGAAGCTAGGAAGGTCCAACAGAAAGCCGCGAGATATTACATGCAAGGCGACAAGCTCATTCGCATATCATACTCCGGCCCTCATCTCACTTGCATAAAGtaccctcaaacacttgaggtcCTCTGCAAAATTCATGACGGCGAGTGTGGCAACTACTCTGGGGGCAGGTCACTCGCCCAGAAGGCTCTAAACGTAGGCTATTTCTGGCCTACTATGCGCCATGACTCCACTGAATATGTCAAAAGATGTGATCGTTGCCAACG ATATCCTCAAGGCAACGGCCAGGCCGAggcatccaataaaataatattggacTGTCTAAAGAAGAGATTAGAAGGCGCCAAAGGAAAATGGGTAGATGAGCTCCCTGGCGTACTATGGGCTTATTGCACCACCAAGCGAAGATCAACAGGTGAAACCCCGTTTTCCCTCGCCTATGGAACTGAAGCGATCATTCCTCCTCACATCATTGTCCCCTCTATAGGCATCGAAGTGGGCAGTATTGAGCAGAACTCCGAGCAGATGAGACTCAACCTTGACTTACTTGAAGGCGAGCGCGAGAACGCCATTGTCCGAGTCGCCTCCTATCAACAGCGGTTGAAGTCTTACTATGACAAAAGAGCCAAGATCAGACAGTTTCAACCAAGTGACCTTGTGCTAAGAAAGGCCTTCATCACTACACAAAGACAAGGGTCTAAAAAGATGAaacctaattgggaaagcccttacataatcagCCGATCCGGGGGCAGATGA
- the LOC18768466 gene encoding calcium-dependent protein kinase 11 has translation MPRGASSQSGKPHSSHTVLPYETPKLRDHYLMGKKLGQGQFGTTYLCIHKPTGDQYACKSIPKRKLLSPEDYDDVWREIQIMHHLSEHPSVVQIKGTYEDSVFVHLVMELCAGGELFDRIVQKGHYSEREAAKLIKTIVGVVEACHSLGVMHRDLKPENFLFDTPSDDAMLKATDFGLSVFYKPGQVFYDVVGSPYYVAPEVLAKIYGPEVDVWSAGVILYILLSGVPPFWAETEAGIFRQILDGNIDFESEPWPNISESAKDLMYKMLERDPKQRISAHEVLCHPWIVDDRVAPDKPLDSAVLSRLKQFSAMNKLKKMALRVIAERLSEEEIGGLKELFKMIDTDNSGTITFEELKAGLKRVGSELMESEIKSLMDAADIDNSGTIDYGEFLAATLHLNKMEREENLVAAFSFFDKDGSGYITIDELQQACKEFGLGDVHLDEIVKEIDQDNDGRIDYGEFAAMMRKGDGGFGKSRTMRSNLNFNLADAFGIKDST, from the exons ATGCCGAGAGGAGCTTCATCGCAATCGGGGAAGCCCCATAGCAGCCATACAGTGCTACCGTACGAAACGCCGAAACTGAGAGACCATTACCTGATGGGCAAGAAGCTTGGGCAAGGCCAATTCGGCACCACGTACCTCTGCATCCACAAGCCCACCGGCGACCAATACGCCTGCAAGTCCATCCCCAAGCGTAAGCTCCTCTCCCCCGAGGATTACGACGACGTTTGGAGGGAGATTCAGATCATGCACCACTTGTCCGAGCACCCCAGCGTTGTTCAGATCAAAGGCACCTACGAGGACTCTGTGTTTGTACACTTGGTGATGGAGCTCTGCGCCGGCGGCGAGCTCTTTGATAGGATTGTCCAGAAGGGCCATTacagtgagagagaggctGCCAAGCTCATCAAGACCATTGTTGGGGTCGTTGAGGCCTGCCACTCTCTTGGTGTCATGCATAGGGATCTCAAGCCTGAGAATTTCTTGTTTGATACTCCTTCGGATGATGCCATGCTCAAGGCCACCGATTTCGGCTTGTCCGTCTTCTACAAGCCAG GACAAGTTTTTTATGATGTAGTTGGGAGCCCCTATTATGTTGCACCTGAGGTGTTAGCCAAGATTTATGGACCTGAAGTGGATGTATGGAGTGCTGGTGTGATACTTTACATCCTGTTAAGTGGAGTTCCTCCTTTTTGGGCAG AAACTGAAGCAGGGATCTTCAGACAGATTTTAGATGGCAACATAGATTTTGAATCTGAGCCTTGGCCTAATATTTCAGAAAGTGCAAAAGATCTGATGTATAAGATGCTTGAGAGGGATCCAAAGCAAAGAATTTCTGCCCATGAAGTCCTAT GTCACCCATGGATTGTGGATGACAGAGTTGCCCCAGACAAACCGCTAGATTCAGCTGTTTTGTCTCGCCTCAAGCAGTTCTCAGCAATGAATAAACTTAAAAAGATGGCTCTTCGT GTTATAGCTGAAAGGCTGTCAGAAGAAGAGATTGGTGGTCTAAAAGAGTTGTTCAAAATGATTGACACAGATAATAGCGGGACAATAACATTTGAGGAACTTAAAGCGGGCTTGAAAAGAGTGGGCTCTGAACTAATGGAATCTGAAATCAAGTCTCTTATGGATGCA GCGGATATAGACAACAGTGGAACAATAGACTATGGTGAATTTCTTGCTGCTACCTTGCACTTAAACAAGATGGAAAGAGAGGAGAATTTAGTTGcagccttttccttttttgacaAAGATGGCAGTGGGTACATTACCATTGATGAGCTTCAACAGGCTTGCAAAGAGTTTGGTCTGGGTGATGTTCATCTGGATGAGATTGTCAAAGAGATTGATCAAGACAAT GATGGCCGTATTGATTATGGGGAGTTTGCTGCAATGATGAGGAAGGGTGATGGAGGATTTGGGAAGAGCAGAACCATGAGAAGCAATTTGAACTTTAATTTGGCTGATGCTTTCGGAATAAAAGACTCTACCTGA